Below is a window of Lacibacter sp. H407 DNA.
ATTCGTGGTTTGTCAACATTGTCAGATGCAGGTGTACGCCCATTGTACATTGTTGATGGAGTACCCATGAATAACATCAACGCCATCAATCCGAAGGATATCCAGTCGATGGAAATTTTGAAGGATGCGGCTTCGGCAGCCATTTATGGTTCACGTTCAGCGAATGGCGTAATCATCATTACAACAAAACGTGGTGAATCGGGTAAACCTCAGATAAATGTTGATTTCTTAAGAAGTTATAACAAACTTTCAAACAGGATTTCTCAATCGAATCGTTTGGAGCGTCAAATGTATGATCGCAGAGGTAACCTTGGTCTTGATCCAAAGCCAAATGATTCCACTGCTTTCACCAGAAATACTGATAACGATTATCAGGCACTCATTACTCAACTTGCAGTACGTAACCAGGTAGATGTTAGTATTAAGGGAGGTAATCAAAACCTGAATTATTTCAACAGCATTCAGTACCTCGATGAAACAGGTATTGTGATCAGCAGTTATAACAAACGCCTTACACTCCGTACGAATGTGGAGTACCGTCCTTCGAAGCGGGTAAGTATGTTTACACGTTTGAATTTCAGCTACCAAGATCGCAATAATATCAGTGAAGGGAATGTGATTGCACAATCGCTGCAACGTCCTCCCGGAATGGCTTTATATTTCCCTAATGGTGAATACATCTATTTTAATGGTGGACGTAGGAATCCGTTAGCAGAAGCGTATTTGCGTAAAAACGTTTCAACTATTTACAAAGGGGTACTTTTTCAAGGGTTTGATTTTAAACTCGCAGAACCTTTAACGCTTCATATTGATGGATCGGCTGATCTTGAGTTACGAAGAAATTATCAGTTTGCTTCTAAATTCCTGAGCAACAGTAATCCGCCGATCAGTTCAGGAAGTGACGCCACACAAATACCACTGAGGCTTCAGGGAAATGCGTTTTTATCATATAAAAAGACATTCAAAAGCGATCATAATGTAACGGGATTACTTGGTATGAACGTTGAAAAAAACAAATACGAACAAACAAATATCGCAGGTACTTTTTTTGTAACTGAAGCAGTTACCACACTCAATGCAGCAGGTGTGTACGATTTAACGGATCTGTTCTCTACTGCAAGTGGTTCAGCACTCGTTGGTTTTTATGGAAGGGTAGGTTATGATTACAAAGGAAAATATCTTGTAAATGCTACCGTAAGAAGAGATGGATCTTCAGTGTTCGGTCCGGAAAACAGATGGGGTAATTTCCCATCGGTGTCTGTAGGTTGGCGTTTCAGTGATGAAAAATTCATGGGTAAGTTTAATGAAATTCTTACTGATGGTAAACTGCGTGCAAGCTGGGGTATGACGGGTAATCAGCAGATCGGTGATTATGATGCCGTACAACAATACATCTTCGGTTCTTATTTCTATAATGGAGCGAGTGGTGTAAGAAGCAATACAAGGCTTGGAAATCCTTCACTGAAGTGGGAAGAAACAACACAAACAAACATAGGTCTTGATCTAACATTCCTCGGTGGAAGAATCAGTTTCATTGGTGATTACTATGTAAAAACTACCTCTGATTTGTTATATGATGCTCCCTTACCTGCCGAAATTGGTTTTTCAAGCGTAAGAACAAATGCAGGTTCTATTCAAAACAAAGGGATAGAGTTAATGCTGTCGGGATATCCTGTACGTAACAGAGACTTCAGCTGGCAATCATCTGTAAACTGGTCTGCAGTTCGAAATAAAATTGTGAGTTTGCCTGTTGATTATATTGATGATATCTGGAGTGTACGTCAAGGCGAAGAAGCGGGAAACTTTTTTGGCTATCGCTACCTGGGCATTTATCAATACGATCAGTCAAATGCATACACAGAAGATTACTCACAACGATTGATTCCTCAATTCCAAACAGATGCACAAGGCAATGTAATCATTCAGAAAAATATGCAGCCAATCTTACTGGGCTACACCTTGCCAAACGGTTCACCATACACTGGTGTAGTAAAGCAAATGACAACTGCTGGTGTTGTATCAAGAGGTGGCGATGTGATCTGGCAAGATCTGCCCGATGAAAAAGGAGAATTGAATGGTGATATCGGTAATGAAGACAGACAGTTTATTGGTCATGGTCAACCACGTTGGAGTATTGGATGGAACAATAGCTTCTCATACAAAGGTTTTTATCTTTCTGTAAATATGTATGGAAATTTTGGAGGTATGGTGTATAATGATAACAGACGTAACCTCGCATCTTTTTCAAACAGTAACACTACTCCCGATTCTTATTTTGTTAGAGACATGTGGAAGTATCCTGGTCAACTGTCCAGCGCTTATCGTGGTGGCGACAGATCGACCGATAACATGCGTCGTGGGGGAAGTCAGTATTTGGAAAGTGGTTCCTTCCTTCGGTTACAATCTGTACGCTTAGGGTATCAACTCCCTTCAAAAATTTCTTCCAAGGCTGCTATGCGTAGTTTAAATGTATATGTGTACGGCACCAACCTGTTAACATGGACAGATTATTCAGGCTTTGATCCCGAGGTTGGACAACGCAGTGTAATTAAGCCAGGCAATGATCCCGGCAGGTTCCCACGCAGACGTGAATTTGGTATGGGTCTTAATGTATCATTTTAATTAAACGAATCATGAAAAGAATAAAAATTATTTCTATACTGGTTGTACTCATCGTAATCGTACCGGGTTTGGGATGTAAGAAATTTTTAGATGAAAAACCAATTTCAACAGTTTCGCCGGATAAATTCTGGAAGGATCGAAACGATGCAGCTACATGGATGGCCGGCGTTTACAATTCATTACAAACAACGTTAAGTACCAATTTTTATGATTGGGGTGAAGTTCGTGCCGATCATATACGAGTAGGGGGAACAGGTAATGCGCAGCTTACAATGATCACCAATACGCTTTCGGCGAATGATGCTGACATCAATGGAATTACAAGATGGAGTAATTTGTATACAACCATCTCTCTTTGTAATTATGGTATCAAATATTTGCCTGGTATGATTGAAGCAAACATTGAAGGTGCTGCAGCAACCTACCGTGATTATCTGGGTCAATGTTATGCGTTGAGATCACTTCTGTACTTTTATGGATTACGTGTTTGGGGTAGAATGCCATTGCACATCGAACCTATTGAGTCACTGAATCAACCGATTGAGTTATCACGCTCGACGATTGATGAGATGAAGACCCAAATTCTGAGTGACATTACAGAATCCTTAAAAACAATCGGAAGCTCAACAACGCAGAAATATTATATGCAAAAAGCTGCTGTGTATGCATTGCAGACAGATGTTGCGATGTGGTTTCAGGATTACGACCTTGCGCTTACAGCATCACAAAATTGTATTACCGCAAGCGGGTGCACATGGGTTACAAACATAGCCGGATTTAAAAATATTTTCGTTGCTCCTGAAACATCTACCGAAACGATTTTTAATCTCTTCTGGTCGGTTACAGAAAGAGGTGGTGGAGTTGGTGTTTGCTCAAAAGTTGGTTCCAGTTCAAATACAAACCAGTATGAGCCCACCACCGAAATATGGTTAGAAATGAAGAATCGTGTTGATCCCGTAAGCGGTAAATCTATCGACGGTCGTTTATGGGCTTATTGGGATACCTTAACTTATAGAGATGAAACAATTTATGATGGTCCAGGTGTTGTACAATTGGGTAAGTTTTCACCCTGGAGAACTGTTCAAACACCCGGTGCTTTTTTCACCTTTGAAGGAAACACTGATTGCAGTGTAAAAATTCCAATCTATCGATTTGCAGATATCATGTTGTTGAGGGCGGAGGCATTAAATAAAAAGGGGCAGCACCAGCAGGCACTTGACATTGTAAACATCGTACGTAACAGAGTGGGATACACTGTCAATGCATTACTGGTTGATTATACCGGAGATATTACGAAAGGCATTGAGCGCACCATTTTAAAAGAACGTCAATATGAGTTGATGGGTGAAGGAAAACGTTGGTTTGATTTATGCAGGATCGATAAAATTTATGACTACACCAATGCAGGTTATGAATATTTACGTGAAACATTGAATCCGATTTTATCTACACGTGCAGGCTCTATTTTGTATGAGAATGAAAACATGGGACGCATTTTATATCCAATTAATGCAGCCATGTTTAATGCCAATCCGAAATTAAGGGGCGATCAGAATCAACCTTATGATGAGTAATTTATCAAGAATTATTAAACTACGTATAATGAAAAATAATCATCAATTTATATTATTTATATTAGCCATTTCGCTTGTTTTTTCCGGCTGTAATAAGTTGCAGGATGGGTTTGATTACAATCCTTCTTTTTACAACACCGAATTGAAAATGACGGTATTGGAGTTTATGGAATCCCGAAAAGATATTTTTTCCGGCATGTTAGCTGCAATTGAATATGTAGATGGCGATCCCGCATTTAAGGATGTAAAACAAATGTACTCAAGCACGGGCAACACATTTCTGTTGCTTCACAATACTGCACTAACAAATCTGGAAGATGCGACGAGTTATTGGGCAGTGAATACCGTAATGGGTCCTAACCCTGATAATCCTTCACAAACCATCTCAATGAGAGGCTCTGATTGGTCGCAATACCCTAGAGACACGATTGCAAAACTGTTGCGTTATCATGTATTGAAAGGCAGGCATACATACGAAACACTCGATTCAAGACCAAAGTGGGTTGAAACATTTGCAATGAGCGCAACGAATGATTCAGCAAAAGTTTATCTCTATCTGGAGAATGTACGTGAAGCCAATTTGCGTGTTAATAACTACGTTGGCTTGCCGGCCAGTTATAAAGGCGTAAGCATGGGTTGGGTAAACAATGCGCCACGTACACCCGGCTTAAATGCTACAAACGGTGTAGTTCACGTAATGAATAAGTGGTTTATTCTTCCCACACGAAATGCCATCTTGAATAATTAATTACCTACTAATCTTGTTTTTTATGCGGAAAATATATAGCTCTCTTGCAATCATCGCCGTTTCTTTTTTGGCATTTGCCTGTAAAAAGGGTCCCGGTGTAAAAATAGAATCGCTGAATAAAGCAGGCGAAGAATTCTATTTTGGAGAAAAAGTGCCTGTATGGGCATCAACTTCCGGTGATAATAATGAAACTACTTACGAATGGAAGGCTACCGGCGGAACATTTGATGGGTTTCGTACACAGGATCTGTTTGAAAACTTGTGGATAGCACCCAATACCGCCGGTGATTATACAGTTACAGCAACAGCAAAAAGCAGTGGCGGTACTTCATCCAAGTCTACATCAATGAAAGTAACCCGGTATTATTTTGAT
It encodes the following:
- a CDS encoding SusC/RagA family TonB-linked outer membrane protein, translating into MSAQAQSKSVTGTIKDSKGSPLSGVSVTLKGDSKTGTTTNQNGQFTIETTGSNAVLVFSLVGYTSREEIVGARTSISVELAESISNLDEVVVIGYGTQKKRDVTGAISSINAKSIEERQPISVFDAIQGAAPGVRVMSGSGAPGEEADITIRGLSTLSDAGVRPLYIVDGVPMNNINAINPKDIQSMEILKDAASAAIYGSRSANGVIIITTKRGESGKPQINVDFLRSYNKLSNRISQSNRLERQMYDRRGNLGLDPKPNDSTAFTRNTDNDYQALITQLAVRNQVDVSIKGGNQNLNYFNSIQYLDETGIVISSYNKRLTLRTNVEYRPSKRVSMFTRLNFSYQDRNNISEGNVIAQSLQRPPGMALYFPNGEYIYFNGGRRNPLAEAYLRKNVSTIYKGVLFQGFDFKLAEPLTLHIDGSADLELRRNYQFASKFLSNSNPPISSGSDATQIPLRLQGNAFLSYKKTFKSDHNVTGLLGMNVEKNKYEQTNIAGTFFVTEAVTTLNAAGVYDLTDLFSTASGSALVGFYGRVGYDYKGKYLVNATVRRDGSSVFGPENRWGNFPSVSVGWRFSDEKFMGKFNEILTDGKLRASWGMTGNQQIGDYDAVQQYIFGSYFYNGASGVRSNTRLGNPSLKWEETTQTNIGLDLTFLGGRISFIGDYYVKTTSDLLYDAPLPAEIGFSSVRTNAGSIQNKGIELMLSGYPVRNRDFSWQSSVNWSAVRNKIVSLPVDYIDDIWSVRQGEEAGNFFGYRYLGIYQYDQSNAYTEDYSQRLIPQFQTDAQGNVIIQKNMQPILLGYTLPNGSPYTGVVKQMTTAGVVSRGGDVIWQDLPDEKGELNGDIGNEDRQFIGHGQPRWSIGWNNSFSYKGFYLSVNMYGNFGGMVYNDNRRNLASFSNSNTTPDSYFVRDMWKYPGQLSSAYRGGDRSTDNMRRGGSQYLESGSFLRLQSVRLGYQLPSKISSKAAMRSLNVYVYGTNLLTWTDYSGFDPEVGQRSVIKPGNDPGRFPRRREFGMGLNVSF
- a CDS encoding RagB/SusD family nutrient uptake outer membrane protein gives rise to the protein MKRIKIISILVVLIVIVPGLGCKKFLDEKPISTVSPDKFWKDRNDAATWMAGVYNSLQTTLSTNFYDWGEVRADHIRVGGTGNAQLTMITNTLSANDADINGITRWSNLYTTISLCNYGIKYLPGMIEANIEGAAATYRDYLGQCYALRSLLYFYGLRVWGRMPLHIEPIESLNQPIELSRSTIDEMKTQILSDITESLKTIGSSTTQKYYMQKAAVYALQTDVAMWFQDYDLALTASQNCITASGCTWVTNIAGFKNIFVAPETSTETIFNLFWSVTERGGGVGVCSKVGSSSNTNQYEPTTEIWLEMKNRVDPVSGKSIDGRLWAYWDTLTYRDETIYDGPGVVQLGKFSPWRTVQTPGAFFTFEGNTDCSVKIPIYRFADIMLLRAEALNKKGQHQQALDIVNIVRNRVGYTVNALLVDYTGDITKGIERTILKERQYELMGEGKRWFDLCRIDKIYDYTNAGYEYLRETLNPILSTRAGSILYENENMGRILYPINAAMFNANPKLRGDQNQPYDE
- a CDS encoding fasciclin domain-containing protein; its protein translation is MKNNHQFILFILAISLVFSGCNKLQDGFDYNPSFYNTELKMTVLEFMESRKDIFSGMLAAIEYVDGDPAFKDVKQMYSSTGNTFLLLHNTALTNLEDATSYWAVNTVMGPNPDNPSQTISMRGSDWSQYPRDTIAKLLRYHVLKGRHTYETLDSRPKWVETFAMSATNDSAKVYLYLENVREANLRVNNYVGLPASYKGVSMGWVNNAPRTPGLNATNGVVHVMNKWFILPTRNAILNN